The Candidatus Palauibacter polyketidifaciens genome contains the following window.
GCCTCCTCACCACGCGCTGGCTGCTACGCGGCGAGGGGCAGGGAGCCGCGGACTACGGCCCCGGCAAACGGGCCTTCACCCACCGTCCGCTCGACTGCCAGCCCTTGAGCTGACCCACGCGGCACCCGCCCCGCCACAGACCGCCATGAACCCGACCCTCCAGATCGAGCCCAGCTCTACGACCTGATCGATCAGCAGCAGGACGACGAACCCCGCGGCAGCCCAGGCCGCAATACTGCGGATGCGCACTAGGACGAAATCCGGCGGACGCGGACGCTGCGGTACCAGACGGGGTCGCCGTGATCCTGCAATCCCAGGTGACCCTCGTGGTGCCGGCCGTAGTCGGGCCACTGGATGAACTTGCTTCCCGCCACCAGCGCCTCCCATTCGGGCGAGGCGATCTCGTATTCGACGACCTGCGCGCCGTTCAGCCAGTGTACGACCTGGTTGCCGTGGCGGACGATCCGCACCTCGTTCCATTCGCCGACCGGACGCGTCACATCCTCCGGCGGCGCGTGGAGACCGTAGTTCGACCCCGCCGAGGTGAGCGGATCGCCGCCGTCGTAGTGTCCCGCGTTGTCGAGTACCTGCATCTCCGGGCCCGACTGGAAAGCACTCTCCGTGCTCTCCACGATGCCGAAGAAGATCCCGCTGTTGCCGCCCTCGTCGACCTTCCACTCGAGACGCAGATCGAAGTCGGTGTAGGTGTCGCGCGTGATGAGCGTGCCGCCCCCGACGCCCGGCGTGAAGGCGAGCGCGCCGTCCTTCGCGCTCCAGCCGGCCGGGACATCCTCCATCTGAAACCCGCGCCACGCGTCGACCGACTCCCCGTCGAACAGGAGCTCGAAGCCTTCCGCAGCCTCCTCGGCCGAGAGCCGGTTCGCGGCCGCCTGCATCACGGGCGCGCCGTCCTCCGCAGGTGCTC
Protein-coding sequences here:
- a CDS encoding DUF1080 domain-containing protein, which encodes MRRHSNFLGTWSPGAWVLLAFSAVAASGCGQAEAGSQTEGAPAEDGAPVMQAAANRLSAEEAAEGFELLFDGESVDAWRGFQMEDVPAGWSAKDGALAFTPGVGGGTLITRDTYTDFDLRLEWKVDEGGNSGIFFGIVESTESAFQSGPEMQVLDNAGHYDGGDPLTSAGSNYGLHAPPEDVTRPVGEWNEVRIVRHGNQVVHWLNGAQVVEYEIASPEWEALVAGSKFIQWPDYGRHHEGHLGLQDHGDPVWYRSVRVRRISS